TGCATTCGGCGGAACAGCTATTTACAGTGACTTATTCAATGGAACACAAATTGCTGAAGCAGTAAATGCTGACATGACTGTTGCACTGTTTGAGACATTTACTGACCTGCCAATGCCGATTGTTCTGTCGTTACTATCCATTTTTCTGATCTTCACTTTCCTGGTGACTTCTGCAGACTCAGCGACATATATTTTAGGAAGTATGACATCAAAAGGAAGCCTTAATCCGGCATTAGTTGTAAAAATAATCTGGGGGGTACTGATTACAGCTATTGCTGTCGTATTACTGCTAGCAGGTGGACTGGATGCACTACAGACTGCATCGCTTGTATCCGCACTGCCGTTCACAATAATTTTACTTATAATTGTTGCAGCCTTTTTAAAGATGCTTAAAAAGGAACAGATACCAAAAAATAAAGAATAAACGACTTGGAGCAGCTGAAAGAATTTCTTTTAGCTGCTTTCTTTTACCCGCCCAAAGTAGTCCGTTATCGTAAATGTTGTCACGCCAATCATGATTACCATCAAACTGGAATAAATGATTGTTGCCTCCTGGATGATAAGCCAGCCAAAAAGAATAACAATACTATCAATAATAAATATAATTACTCCTACATTGAAAGAAGTTACTCTGGCAATCATTAATGCCAAAAGATCTATCCCGCCTGTGCTGGTTTTTGTCAGCATCATAATACCGATGCCTGTACCAATTAAAAACCCGCCTGAAATTGCACTTATTAATATGGGAGCCGTATGCCAGGAGGATAATGGGTGAAAATAATCAATAAGTAATGAAGATACAAGTAAACCGTGCAGTCCATTATAAAAATACGTACGAAAGCGAAACCAGGCGTAAACATATAACGGCAGGCTTAAAACAATGATTGTCAGACCTGGCTTAAGTCCCAGGGTATATTTAGAAATCAATCCCAATCCGATGATTCCACCATCGAT
The genomic region above belongs to Virgibacillus doumboii and contains:
- a CDS encoding YitT family protein, whose product is MLQKIASILIGSIFIGIGVNYFVIPNHLIDGGIIGLGLISKYTLGLKPGLTIIVLSLPLYVYAWFRFRTYFYNGLHGLLVSSLLIDYFHPLSSWHTAPILISAISGGFLIGTGIGIMMLTKTSTGGIDLLALMIARVTSFNVGVIIFIIDSIVILFGWLIIQEATIIYSSLMVIMIGVTTFTITDYFGRVKESS